The Humulus lupulus chromosome 4, drHumLupu1.1, whole genome shotgun sequence genome has a window encoding:
- the LOC133832855 gene encoding uncharacterized protein LOC133832855, translating to MPSVQPAAPAAPSVDLAAEVARLREQLRLRDEELAKARQAPKQVPPTFEGKADPLVAEDWLRSVEAIFDHMELDDRQRVSCAIYLLKMDAWIWWDVTKQTRDPNTMTWTEFFQAFSRKYYSPTVLATKVDEFITLVQGNLLVTDYAQKFDRLTKVSPEVVPTDALRVQRFVRELKPMIARDMRMTSAEVVSYAEVLDRALEAEYLEERIWKDNAARRENNRNKSFHKSNKRKANERHNSGVDKRPRPPATNSRIHNSQNHNTRSNRFNDRNRGNQQGNRVEHPICPKCSKRHPGEC from the exons ATGCCATCTGTTCAACCGGCAGCTCCAGCAGCACCATCTGTGGACCTGGCCGCAGAGGTAGCAAGGTTAAGAGAACAGTTGAGACTAAGAGATGAGGAACTAGCAAAAGCTAGACAAGCACC GAAACAAGTCCCACCAACTTTTGAGGGGAAAGCTGATCCACTGGTGGCAGAAGATTGGTTAAGGTCGGTTgaggctatttttgatcatatggagttagatgaCCGCCAAAGGGTTTCCTGCGCAATTTATCTGCTTAAAATGGATGCATGGATTTGGTGGGATGTGACTAAACAGACCCGTGAtccaaataccatgacttggACAGAGTTTTTCCAGGCATTCAGTAGGAAGTATTACAGTCCAACTgtgctagcaactaaggttgatgaatttataactCTGGTACAAGGGAATCTTTTGGTCACTgactatgcacagaagttcgatcgaTTGACCAAAGTTTCCCCTGAAGTGGTGCCAACTGATGCATTGCGAGTCCAGAGGTTTGTAAGGGAACTCAAACCGATGATCGCGAGGGACATGAGGATGACCAGTGCTGAAGTGGTCAGTTATGCAGAGGTACTGGATAGAGCTCTTGAAGCTGAATATTTGGAAGAAcggatatggaaggataatgccgcTAGAAGAGAGAACAACCGCAACAAGAGCTTCCACAAGAGCAACAAGAGAAAGGCTAATGAAAGGCATAATAGTGGAGTTGATAAAAGACCTAGACCTCCGGCCACGAATAGCAGAATTCACAACTCTCAGAACCATAACACCCGCAGCAACCGCTTCAATGACCGAAACCGTGGGAACCAACAAGGCAACCGAGTCGAGCATCCTATTTGTCCTAAATGCTCGAAGAGACACCCAGGAGAGTGCTAG